The Desulfatiglans sp. genome includes a window with the following:
- a CDS encoding DUF853 family protein, which translates to MNQILIGKGEQQVHLLSKYGNRHGLIAGATGTGKTISLLLLAEGFSRMGVPVFISDVKGDVAGIAAPGAMNDKIQQRITQIGIEGYVNEPSPSVFWDIYGKLGHPVRVTISEMGPALLSRILELNDTQSGTLEVVFKLADEQGLLLLDLNDFRAILGFISEKSKEVSAQYGLVSKQSIAAIQRSLLAFEREGGNQMFGEPALDLTDIMRTDLSGKGIINILAADQLILKPRLYSSFLLWLLSELFENLPEVGDLDKPRLVFFFDEAHLLFDDAPTILRQRVEQVVRLIRSKGVGIYFCSQLPDDLPGEILGQMGNRIQHALRAFTPRDQKAVKTAAETFAVNPKLDVASVISTLGVGEALVSTLQEKGVPMPVEKTIICPPRCRMGTITPDERAAIRMRSPIGMKYDTPLDRESAYEILNRRALEKTEKSEIRKKEAKSEKPAEKGQGMLGNILWGTGRRQGMVETMAKQTVRTVGSQLGRQIVRGILGGIFGGKVGR; encoded by the coding sequence ATGAATCAGATACTCATAGGAAAAGGCGAGCAGCAGGTACACCTTTTATCAAAGTATGGTAACCGCCACGGGCTTATTGCAGGGGCCACAGGCACGGGTAAGACTATCTCTCTTCTTCTTCTTGCCGAAGGGTTTTCACGCATGGGTGTGCCTGTATTTATCTCTGATGTTAAAGGCGATGTAGCTGGCATTGCAGCGCCAGGCGCCATGAACGATAAGATACAGCAGAGGATCACCCAGATAGGCATTGAGGGGTATGTAAACGAACCATCCCCCTCTGTATTCTGGGATATTTATGGCAAATTGGGCCATCCTGTGCGTGTAACCATAAGTGAGATGGGGCCTGCCCTCTTAAGCCGGATACTTGAGCTGAACGATACCCAATCCGGAACCCTGGAGGTTGTCTTTAAGCTTGCAGATGAACAGGGGCTGCTTCTGCTTGACCTTAATGATTTCAGGGCCATCCTTGGCTTTATTTCCGAGAAGAGCAAGGAGGTGTCAGCGCAGTATGGCCTTGTGAGTAAACAGTCGATTGCAGCCATACAGCGTTCCCTGCTCGCCTTTGAGCGGGAAGGTGGCAACCAGATGTTCGGTGAGCCTGCACTTGATTTGACTGACATTATGCGGACTGATCTTTCGGGCAAAGGTATTATAAACATACTTGCCGCTGATCAGCTCATCCTGAAACCAAGGCTTTACTCCAGTTTTCTTTTGTGGCTTTTATCCGAGTTATTCGAGAATCTGCCAGAGGTGGGTGATCTTGATAAACCCAGGCTTGTATTTTTCTTTGATGAGGCGCACCTACTGTTTGATGATGCACCTACAATTCTCCGCCAGCGTGTGGAACAGGTTGTAAGGCTTATCCGCTCAAAGGGTGTTGGCATCTACTTCTGTTCACAGCTCCCTGATGACCTGCCGGGTGAGATACTTGGCCAGATGGGTAACCGCATTCAGCATGCGCTTCGCGCCTTTACACCACGCGACCAGAAGGCAGTGAAAACCGCAGCAGAGACCTTTGCAGTTAATCCCAAGCTGGATGTAGCCTCAGTAATATCAACACTTGGTGTGGGCGAGGCACTGGTATCTACCCTTCAGGAAAAAGGTGTACCCATGCCTGTAGAGAAAACAATCATATGTCCGCCACGATGCAGGATGGGGACTATAACACCTGATGAGCGGGCTGCAATACGCATGAGAAGCCCTATCGGGATGAAATATGATACCCCCCTGGATCGTGAATCAGCCTATGAGATACTGAATAGGCGGGCGCTTGAAAAGACCGAAAAATCAGAGATCAGAAAAAAAGAGGCCAAGTCGGAGAAACCGGCTGAGAAGGGGCAGGGGATGCTCGGCAATATCCTGTGGGGCACAGGCAGGCGGCAGGGCATGGTTGAAACAATGGCCAAACAGACCGTACGCACTGTAGGGAGCCAGCTAGGAAGGCAGATCGTGCGGGGCATACTTGGAGGGATATTCGGGGGAAAAGTGGGCAGGTAA
- a CDS encoding cytochrome c3 family protein, protein MHKYTILCLTGLCLLFFLSCGVKELDNAVAVKAPAKPGPGDCKVCHKEKDVLPQGHVDTAKMTGKGCDSCHSKGQLSLSTKMPLSHKHQLNGLTCKDCHENTEPKTIVDSSMCQTCHNDPQALLEATKGLPINPHYSPHDGKIPDCNKCHHQHKKSENYCGGCHGLEYKVP, encoded by the coding sequence ATGCACAAATACACCATATTATGTCTTACCGGCCTGTGTCTGTTGTTTTTTCTTTCCTGCGGCGTAAAGGAGCTGGATAACGCTGTAGCTGTAAAGGCTCCTGCTAAACCTGGACCTGGTGATTGTAAAGTCTGCCATAAGGAAAAGGATGTTTTACCCCAGGGGCATGTTGATACAGCTAAAATGACCGGAAAGGGTTGTGATTCATGTCATTCTAAAGGGCAGCTAAGCCTGAGCACGAAAATGCCTTTGAGCCATAAGCATCAGCTCAACGGGTTGACATGCAAAGATTGTCATGAAAACACTGAGCCCAAAACGATTGTGGACTCAAGTATGTGCCAGACATGTCATAATGATCCTCAGGCCCTGCTTGAAGCAACAAAAGGGCTCCCGATAAATCCCCATTACTCTCCCCATGACGGAAAGATTCCTGACTGCAACAAGTGCCATCATCAGCATAAAAAATCGGAAAATTATTGCGGTGGCTGTCATGGTCTGGAATACAAGGTTCCGTAA
- a CDS encoding 1-acyl-sn-glycerol-3-phosphate acyltransferase produces the protein MIRYLFIFIWTIISTITLSLVAICTAFFSRNGNGPHEIGRRWGKSILWVSGIRIQVKGIENLDLSKPSVFMCNHQSNFDIPVLFSALPAQFRWIAKAELFKIPLFGRAMRGAGYISIERKERRKAIQSLREAAEKIRSGVSVMIFPEGTRSLDGNIGEFKKGGFFLAYDAGAQIVPIVLNGTWSIMSKDSLAIRPGNVTLSILPSVNVTDYSKADKSRLIVDVRERIVKEFESNKALKEGNQ, from the coding sequence ATGATTCGATATCTATTTATATTCATCTGGACTATCATCAGCACCATTACCCTGAGCCTTGTGGCCATATGTACTGCCTTTTTCTCCAGGAACGGAAATGGCCCCCATGAAATTGGCAGGCGGTGGGGAAAGTCTATACTATGGGTATCAGGCATCAGGATTCAGGTTAAAGGCATTGAAAACCTTGACCTATCAAAGCCCAGTGTTTTTATGTGCAATCACCAGAGCAATTTTGATATCCCCGTGCTCTTTTCTGCACTTCCTGCGCAGTTCAGGTGGATAGCCAAGGCAGAGCTTTTTAAAATACCCCTTTTCGGGCGTGCCATGCGAGGCGCTGGTTACATAAGCATAGAAAGAAAAGAGAGGAGAAAGGCCATACAGAGCCTGAGAGAGGCGGCTGAAAAGATTCGGTCAGGCGTCTCAGTAATGATATTTCCGGAGGGCACCCGAAGCCTGGATGGCAATATAGGCGAATTCAAAAAGGGGGGCTTTTTTCTTGCTTATGACGCGGGGGCGCAGATTGTTCCTATCGTGCTGAACGGGACATGGTCTATCATGTCAAAGGATTCATTAGCCATAAGACCTGGTAATGTAACCCTCTCCATACTTCCGTCTGTAAATGTTACTGATTATTCAAAGGCAGATAAATCAAGACTTATTGTGGATGTGAGAGAAAGAATAGTGAAAGAGTTTGAATCCAACAAAGCGCTCAAAGAAGGTAATCAATGA
- a CDS encoding glutaminyl-peptide cyclotransferase, which produces MTNKNPQYRLIIVLLSLILFTPISGCKASENIKIEKSSMVLDVYPHDKNSQTEGLELHNGFIYEGTGPCKDGPSSLRKIDLETGKILKYISLPRPIFGEGITIFNNRIIQLTYRSKKGYVYDLESFKQIRTFSYDTEGWGLTNDGKNLIMSDGTSTLQFLDPDTFEVVKRVQVHDKNGEVRAINELEYIKGYIYANIFLTSDIKKIDPETGTVVDTFSLRSILKGHHKFRVDDPANGIAYDAENDTLLVTGKYWPCIYRIRLSSN; this is translated from the coding sequence ATGACAAATAAAAACCCTCAGTACAGATTAATAATTGTCCTGTTATCTTTAATATTATTTACACCCATCTCAGGCTGCAAGGCGTCTGAAAATATCAAAATAGAAAAAAGCAGTATGGTGCTTGATGTATATCCACATGACAAAAATTCACAGACAGAGGGGCTTGAACTCCATAATGGTTTTATTTATGAAGGCACAGGCCCATGCAAGGATGGCCCCTCAAGCCTGCGGAAAATCGATCTTGAGACCGGCAAGATTCTTAAATACATCTCTCTCCCCCGCCCCATTTTTGGCGAGGGAATAACAATATTTAATAACAGGATCATACAGCTTACCTACAGGTCAAAAAAAGGTTATGTCTATGACCTTGAGAGCTTCAAGCAGATAAGAACATTCAGCTATGACACTGAGGGATGGGGTCTTACCAATGATGGTAAAAATCTGATCATGAGCGACGGGACATCCACCCTTCAGTTTCTGGACCCTGATACCTTTGAGGTGGTAAAAAGGGTGCAGGTGCATGATAAAAATGGTGAGGTGAGGGCGATTAATGAGCTTGAATATATTAAGGGGTATATCTATGCAAATATCTTTCTGACCTCTGATATAAAAAAGATTGACCCTGAAACAGGGACAGTAGTAGACACCTTTAGCCTTAGAAGCATACTTAAAGGCCATCACAAATTCAGGGTTGATGACCCTGCAAACGGTATCGCCTATGACGCAGAAAACGATACACTGCTTGTTACAGGCAAATACTGGCCCTGTATTTACAGGATAAGGCTTTCAAGCAATTAA
- a CDS encoding acyl-CoA thioesterase, producing MIENGWHTTQIRVRYKDTDRMGVVYYGNYLTFFEVGRAEYMRAVGYPYSELEVKGSALAVIEASAKYMANVGYDEVIHVKTCIAEIGRVRLRFNYEIYSETNTLLVTGFTVHACIKNDKKPVRIPDTLISAVKKITNNQN from the coding sequence ATGATTGAAAACGGCTGGCATACCACCCAGATACGGGTCAGGTACAAGGATACTGACCGCATGGGTGTGGTATATTATGGCAATTATCTTACCTTCTTTGAGGTCGGAAGGGCCGAATACATGAGGGCAGTGGGCTACCCATATTCGGAACTGGAGGTCAAGGGATCAGCACTAGCGGTTATAGAGGCCTCTGCAAAATATATGGCAAATGTGGGTTATGATGAGGTGATCCATGTAAAGACCTGTATCGCTGAGATAGGAAGGGTAAGACTCAGGTTCAATTATGAGATTTATTCAGAGACCAATACACTTCTTGTAACAGGCTTTACTGTGCATGCGTGTATCAAAAATGATAAAAAACCGGTGCGAATACCGGATACGCTTATAAGTGCTGTAAAAAAAATTACAAATAATCAGAATTAG
- the pyrF gene encoding orotidine-5'-phosphate decarboxylase, with translation MNFMEKLKTRWRSSNSLLCVGLDPDIEKIPDHIRGINNPVFEFNKGVIDSTHDLVCAYKPQIAYYSAFGLEDELTLTIEHVHNYYPDIPVILDAKRGDIGATAKMYAIEAFDRYRADAVTVNPYMGGDTLAPFIDRKDKGVIILCRTSNPGAIDLQDIESGNEKIYSIIAKRASKEWNYNNNIMLVVGATYPNELAEIRAIAGDIPLLVPGIGAQGGDVEKAVKNGITNDKTGMVINSSRGIIFAGSGKNYTDAVRKAAITLRDEINLYR, from the coding sequence ATGAATTTCATGGAAAAGCTAAAAACAAGGTGGCGATCATCGAACTCGCTTCTATGTGTCGGTCTTGACCCTGATATAGAAAAGATACCGGATCATATAAGAGGCATAAATAACCCCGTATTTGAATTCAATAAGGGGGTAATTGACTCCACCCATGACCTTGTCTGCGCCTATAAACCCCAGATAGCCTATTACTCTGCATTCGGTTTAGAGGATGAGCTTACACTCACCATTGAACATGTTCATAACTACTACCCTGACATACCTGTTATACTTGATGCAAAAAGGGGAGATATCGGCGCAACTGCAAAGATGTATGCAATAGAGGCATTTGACAGGTACAGGGCAGATGCGGTTACTGTTAACCCCTACATGGGAGGCGATACCCTTGCCCCATTTATCGACAGGAAGGATAAGGGGGTTATAATACTCTGCAGGACATCAAATCCGGGTGCGATTGATCTTCAGGACATTGAGTCTGGTAATGAAAAGATATACAGTATAATAGCAAAACGCGCATCAAAGGAATGGAACTATAACAATAATATAATGCTTGTTGTGGGCGCAACATATCCTAACGAACTCGCCGAGATAAGGGCGATTGCAGGAGACATACCTTTACTTGTGCCAGGGATCGGCGCACAGGGAGGAGATGTGGAAAAGGCTGTAAAAAATGGCATTACCAATGATAAAACCGGAATGGTGATCAATTCATCACGCGGGATCATATTTGCCGGAAGCGGTAAAAACTATACAGATGCGGTACGTAAAGCGGCAATCACACTCCGTGATGAGATAAACCTATACAGATAA
- a CDS encoding sigma-70 family RNA polymerase sigma factor yields the protein MSNLTNIKTVDAGSAENDNDLINAFIKGDHSAFEKLVLKYQDRVFNLCCRLLGDRDEAEDSAQEVFIKVYRALKGFRFKSSFYTWLYRIVINTCKNRIKSVEYRSIKSRVSIDSDQENRGNTIVDIVDQRPMQDKTLEQKEKMKRVQEALNSLPPDQKTVIVLCDIEGLSYDEIAGITKTRLGTVKSKISRARLGLRNKLEGII from the coding sequence TTGTCAAACCTGACGAATATAAAAACTGTCGATGCAGGCAGTGCTGAAAATGATAATGACCTTATAAATGCCTTTATTAAAGGGGATCATTCAGCCTTTGAAAAGTTGGTGCTCAAATATCAGGATCGTGTATTTAACCTGTGCTGTCGCCTGCTGGGAGATAGAGATGAGGCAGAAGACTCTGCCCAGGAGGTCTTTATTAAGGTATACAGGGCATTGAAAGGATTCAGGTTTAAATCCTCCTTTTATACCTGGCTCTATAGAATTGTTATCAACACCTGTAAAAACAGGATAAAATCTGTTGAATACAGGAGTATAAAATCAAGGGTCTCCATTGACAGCGACCAGGAAAACAGAGGCAATACAATCGTTGACATAGTTGACCAGAGGCCAATGCAGGATAAGACCCTTGAACAAAAGGAAAAGATGAAAAGGGTACAGGAGGCATTAAACAGCCTGCCGCCTGATCAAAAAACAGTTATTGTGCTCTGTGATATTGAGGGGCTCTCATATGATGAGATTGCAGGTATTACAAAAACCAGGCTGGGGACAGTAAAATCAAAGATTTCAAGGGCAAGGCTTGGCTTAAGAAACAAACTTGAGGGGATAATATAA
- a CDS encoding zf-HC2 domain-containing protein, protein MECAKIKSLLSEYMDKAFDNDTVKEVKEHLLSCKDCSREYFKLKSITEELSSMERYRAPSNLLNKVNIAIQKRPWYLRLPDYIPGSGGFRLPMEYVTLAATAVLVVFIFTSIYIDNEKDNMIAGSGGNRQFLGSNTGPSAVSVEPLELQFIPVSRKGSGTVSADNLFSVSSGKPSRDLQLPDILKMMDMDSPILKNQKIISSLNELITKAGGDIVLKEHKGAAENIDAITVSIPKKSYDSFIQGAEEIGRFHPPAPALTGKSADQVLVRIRFNVNE, encoded by the coding sequence ATGGAATGCGCAAAGATAAAATCTCTTCTATCAGAATATATGGATAAGGCATTTGATAATGATACTGTTAAAGAGGTCAAGGAGCACCTGCTTTCATGCAAGGATTGCAGCCGTGAATATTTCAAACTTAAATCCATTACAGAAGAGTTGAGCTCCATGGAAAGGTACAGGGCTCCTTCAAATCTCCTCAATAAAGTCAACATTGCTATCCAGAAGAGGCCCTGGTATTTAAGGCTCCCTGACTATATTCCGGGTTCAGGAGGATTCAGGTTACCAATGGAGTATGTAACCCTTGCTGCAACGGCTGTGCTTGTTGTTTTTATCTTTACCAGCATCTACATTGACAATGAAAAGGATAATATGATTGCAGGTTCAGGCGGCAACAGACAATTTTTAGGGTCAAATACCGGCCCCAGCGCTGTATCAGTTGAACCTTTAGAGCTTCAATTTATCCCTGTAAGCCGAAAGGGGTCTGGTACGGTTTCAGCAGATAATCTGTTTTCAGTTTCATCAGGCAAGCCATCCCGCGACTTGCAGCTCCCTGATATTCTTAAAATGATGGATATGGACTCCCCTATCCTGAAAAATCAAAAAATTATATCAAGCCTTAATGAGTTGATCACGAAAGCAGGAGGGGATATAGTATTAAAGGAGCATAAGGGTGCAGCCGAAAACATAGATGCAATTACAGTAAGCATCCCTAAAAAAAGTTATGATTCTTTTATACAGGGGGCAGAAGAGATAGGGAGATTTCACCCCCCCGCCCCTGCATTGACTGGCAAGAGCGCTGATCAGGTTCTTGTGCGCATAAGATTTAATGTCAATGAATAG
- a CDS encoding DegQ family serine endoprotease: MKNRYITQYISTCLKRSVIASGIAILFTIFILPVGTSVSAKPAPDSFSGLVKEASPSVVYISTKKTIKQRFLSPFGQNDPLREFFEKFYGDRFPRDRPQSGLGTGFIIDKEGYILTNNHVVEMADEIKVTLEDKSEFEAKIVGRDPETDIALIRIEGAKNLKALKLGDSDLMDVGDWVVAIGNPYGLGNTVTAGIVSAKHRNNVGIGTFDNFLQTDASINPGNSGGPLININGDVIGINSAIYSQTGGSVGIGFAIPINMAKDLLPMLKTGKIVRGYLGVGVQDITPDLKEQFKLESENGALITQIYPDGPSEKAGLKRDDVIISFMGKEIKDSKRLPYLVSATPVGTEAEVVVIRKGERKTFSVKLGERPPSDEEGVVKESSSMNLGMSIEALTEEKARRYGIADSEGILVLDVEYNSPAAEAGLRQGDIILEVDRIKIKTENDFEAKLKSYRPGDKLLLLVKRGKSQIYTTLRVSKDKQ; the protein is encoded by the coding sequence ATGAAAAATAGATATATAACACAATACATAAGTACATGCCTTAAAAGAAGTGTAATAGCCTCTGGCATTGCCATTCTGTTTACCATTTTTATTCTACCGGTCGGGACAAGTGTATCGGCTAAACCCGCTCCGGATAGCTTTTCCGGCCTGGTAAAGGAGGCCAGCCCATCTGTAGTCTATATCAGCACTAAGAAGACAATAAAGCAGAGGTTCCTCTCCCCATTCGGTCAGAACGACCCCTTAAGGGAGTTCTTTGAAAAATTCTATGGTGACCGTTTTCCAAGAGACAGGCCTCAAAGCGGACTTGGAACAGGCTTTATCATAGATAAAGAGGGTTATATACTTACCAATAATCATGTTGTTGAAATGGCTGACGAGATCAAGGTGACCCTTGAAGACAAAAGTGAATTTGAGGCAAAGATAGTTGGCCGTGACCCTGAGACTGACATTGCACTTATCAGGATAGAGGGTGCAAAAAATTTGAAGGCATTGAAACTGGGTGACTCTGACCTGATGGATGTAGGAGACTGGGTTGTAGCAATAGGAAACCCATACGGACTTGGAAACACGGTAACAGCAGGTATTGTAAGCGCAAAACACAGGAATAATGTGGGCATAGGCACATTTGATAATTTTTTACAGACAGATGCATCTATTAATCCCGGTAACAGCGGCGGCCCTTTGATTAATATTAATGGTGATGTTATAGGCATAAATTCAGCTATCTATTCACAGACAGGTGGAAGCGTTGGTATAGGTTTTGCCATCCCGATCAATATGGCAAAGGACCTGCTTCCCATGCTTAAAACAGGCAAGATAGTGAGAGGCTATCTTGGTGTAGGGGTGCAGGACATAACTCCTGATCTGAAGGAACAATTCAAACTTGAGAGCGAAAATGGCGCCCTTATTACGCAGATATATCCTGACGGCCCGTCTGAAAAGGCAGGACTGAAAAGAGATGATGTTATAATATCCTTCATGGGCAAGGAGATCAAAGACTCAAAAAGGCTACCCTATCTTGTCTCTGCAACCCCTGTCGGTACAGAGGCAGAGGTAGTTGTAATAAGAAAGGGAGAGAGAAAGACCTTCAGTGTAAAGCTGGGAGAGAGGCCGCCATCCGATGAGGAGGGAGTTGTAAAAGAGTCATCAAGCATGAACCTTGGGATGTCAATAGAGGCACTTACAGAAGAAAAGGCAAGAAGATATGGAATAGCTGACAGCGAAGGTATACTTGTGCTGGATGTTGAATATAACTCACCTGCCGCAGAGGCGGGTTTAAGGCAGGGCGACATCATACTGGAGGTTGACCGCATAAAGATAAAGACTGAGAATGATTTTGAGGCAAAACTCAAGTCATACAGACCTGGAGACAAATTGCTGCTTCTTGTAAAACGCGGGAAATCACAAATATATACAACTCTGAGGGTCTCGAAGGATAAACAATAA
- the aspS gene encoding aspartate--tRNA ligase codes for MNIDTLNDWKRSHDCGGLRAEDEGKEAILMGWVNVRRDLGNLIFIDLRDRDGITQIVFDPQKNSECHEKARILRSEWVIAVKGKVVKRLKGQENKNMPTGDIELVATELKILNRTEVPPFQIDGTVDASETLRLKYRYLELRRPKIFQNFKRRHLMAVSIRDYLNKMGFLEVETPILTKSTPEGARDYLVPSRINKGMFFALPQSPQLFKQLLMVAGFEKYYQIVRCFRDEDLRADRQPEFTQVDLEMSFVNEDDVMGIFEGMVRRLFKEILDIDIVNPIPRMEYAEAIDRFGNDKPDTRFGLELKNISDMVKECEFKVFKETVERGGVVRGINVKGAASDFSRKVIDELAAYAADFGAKGLAWIKITDGPWQSPIAKFLKEHEQKAVETAFDAAPGDLILLVADKKSIVNQALSALRLNIASRLNLIGKDEFSFLWVTKFPLLEYNEEEGRFQAMHHPFTSPLHEDLSALESDPGRVRARAYDLILNGVEIGGGSIRIHDTMMQEMIFNLLGISKAEAEMKFGFLLEALKYGAPPHGGMAIGFDRLAAIMSGADSIREVIAFPKTSSASCLMTNAPSGVDDAQLKELGLSVR; via the coding sequence ATGAACATAGATACACTTAATGACTGGAAAAGGAGCCATGACTGTGGCGGCTTAAGGGCTGAGGATGAGGGTAAAGAGGCCATTTTAATGGGCTGGGTGAATGTGAGACGTGACCTGGGCAACCTTATTTTTATTGATCTGCGAGACAGGGATGGCATAACCCAGATAGTATTTGACCCTCAGAAAAATAGTGAATGCCATGAAAAGGCCCGTATTTTAAGGAGTGAATGGGTCATAGCCGTAAAGGGAAAGGTTGTAAAGAGGCTTAAGGGCCAGGAAAACAAAAACATGCCAACAGGCGATATTGAGCTTGTTGCAACAGAACTGAAGATACTCAACAGGACAGAGGTGCCGCCATTCCAGATAGACGGCACTGTTGATGCATCAGAGACACTCAGGCTCAAGTACAGGTATCTTGAACTCAGGAGGCCAAAGATATTCCAGAACTTCAAGAGACGGCATCTTATGGCAGTTAGTATAAGAGATTATCTCAATAAAATGGGTTTTCTAGAGGTTGAAACGCCAATACTTACAAAGAGCACCCCTGAAGGGGCCAGGGATTACCTTGTGCCCAGCAGGATAAACAAGGGTATGTTTTTTGCGCTCCCACAGTCGCCACAGCTATTTAAGCAGCTTCTTATGGTGGCAGGTTTTGAAAAATATTACCAGATCGTGCGTTGTTTCAGGGATGAAGACCTGCGCGCTGACAGGCAGCCTGAATTTACCCAGGTGGATCTTGAGATGTCATTTGTGAATGAAGATGATGTAATGGGAATATTTGAGGGTATGGTGAGGAGGCTTTTCAAGGAGATCCTTGACATAGATATTGTTAACCCGATACCCCGCATGGAATATGCCGAGGCTATTGACAGATTCGGTAATGACAAGCCTGATACAAGGTTTGGCCTTGAGCTGAAAAATATCTCTGATATGGTAAAAGAGTGTGAATTCAAAGTATTCAAGGAGACAGTCGAAAGGGGCGGCGTGGTAAGGGGTATCAATGTAAAGGGTGCAGCCAGTGACTTTTCCAGAAAGGTTATAGATGAACTTGCTGCCTACGCCGCAGATTTCGGCGCAAAGGGGTTAGCATGGATAAAGATAACAGACGGGCCGTGGCAGTCGCCCATTGCAAAATTTTTAAAGGAGCATGAACAAAAGGCTGTTGAAACTGCATTTGATGCGGCGCCTGGCGACCTTATTCTGCTTGTGGCAGATAAAAAGAGTATTGTGAATCAGGCATTAAGCGCACTAAGGCTCAATATTGCATCAAGATTAAACCTTATAGGGAAGGATGAATTCAGCTTCCTCTGGGTAACAAAGTTTCCGCTCCTGGAATATAATGAGGAGGAAGGGCGTTTTCAGGCTATGCATCATCCCTTTACTTCGCCTCTGCATGAAGACCTGTCAGCGCTGGAAAGTGATCCGGGCAGGGTAAGGGCAAGGGCCTATGACCTGATATTGAACGGGGTTGAGATAGGGGGCGGGAGCATCCGTATCCATGATACCATGATGCAGGAGATGATATTTAATCTGCTCGGAATTTCAAAGGCAGAGGCTGAGATGAAGTTCGGCTTCCTGCTTGAGGCCTTAAAATACGGGGCACCTCCGCATGGCGGAATGGCAATAGGGTTTGACAGGCTTGCTGCCATTATGTCCGGGGCTGATTCCATAAGGGAGGTTATTGCCTTCCCGAAGACATCAAGCGCGTCTTGTCTTATGACAAATGCACCCTCAGGAGTGGATGACGCACAGCTTAAGGAGCTGGGCCTTTCAGTAAGATAA